The DNA window GCAACCCCCGGCTTTTTTATGTGTGGAGCAAGAGATGTCACTGACCGACGCCGTACTGATGCTGTTTATCGCCCTGCTGTTGCTGTATTCGCTGTACGACGAATTCGGCATGGATCTGCTGAAAGGCAAAACGCGGCTCAAAGTGCCGCTCAAACGCCGTAACCGCCTCGACAGCCTGATTTTCGTCGGCCTGATCGTCATTCTGATTTACCGCAATGTCACCGACAGTGGTGCGGTATTAACCACCTATCTGCTTATTTCTTTGGCGCTGCTCGCTATCTATGTTTCTTATATTCGCACGCCCAAGATGGTGTTTAAAACACACGGATTTTTCTTCGCCAATGTGTTTGTCGAATATAACCGTATTAAAGCCATGAATTTATCGGAGGATGGCATTCTGGCCGTCGACCTGGAACAGCGCCGGCTGTTGGTTCAGGTGACTCACCTGGACGACCTGGAGAGGATTTACCACTTTTTCATTTATAATCAATAAATAAAGAAAAAATCATTTTACTTTCGCTCAAACCTTGCGCTGCTTGTGGATAATTAATCGGCAGCGCCATTTCCTTTCTGACTATTATTTCTGCAACATTGTTACCCACGTCTACATTATATTCCCATATCAACTTGGATTAATGAAAACGAGTCTCAATTAAGAGCGAACATAACTCCAGAATAAAGTTGTCGGTGGCAGAAATAATATGGTATGGTTGCGCCGTCATTGGGGAGTAGCCGGTTTCTGGAGAATAAAATGCCAGAAACGCCCGTATCAACATACTCGTTTCGCCGTATGAAACGTGGTGCGGGCAGCCAGGTAAGGTTGGCGAGACCATAGACACGTAACTCCGTCGTTAGGTTGGGGGTGGGTTACGTGTATATGGAGCCACCCGGCCGAGGCTATTTCACATGAACCTTTCAGCTACACTCATTCTCGCTTTCGGCATGTCCATGGATGCTTTCGCCGCTTCGATCGGCAAAGGTGCCAGCCTGCATCAACCCCGTTTCCGCGAAGCGATCCGTACCGGCCTGATCTTCGGCGTGGTTGAAGCGATCACCCCGCTCATCGGTTGGGCCATCGGTCTGTTCGCCAGCCAATACATCATGGAATGGGACCACTGGGTCGCCTTTTCCCTGCTGTTCATTCTCGGCATGCGCATGATCGTCGA is part of the Serratia marcescens genome and encodes:
- a CDS encoding DUF986 family protein; the protein is MSLTDAVLMLFIALLLLYSLYDEFGMDLLKGKTRLKVPLKRRNRLDSLIFVGLIVILIYRNVTDSGAVLTTYLLISLALLAIYVSYIRTPKMVFKTHGFFFANVFVEYNRIKAMNLSEDGILAVDLEQRRLLVQVTHLDDLERIYHFFIYNQ